The proteins below are encoded in one region of Pithys albifrons albifrons isolate INPA30051 chromosome 25, PitAlb_v1, whole genome shotgun sequence:
- the PGAP3 gene encoding post-GPI attachment to proteins factor 3 isoform X1, translated as MAAAALVPLVLLLVSGPARGSQGDREPQYRHCLGRCERHNCSGDALRNFRARQPLHMRVTGWTCRDDCQYECMWLTVQLYQEGGHRVPQFHGKWPFRRFLCFQEPASAAASFLNGLVSLVMLRRYRAAVPPAAPTYPTCVAFAAVSLNAWVWSTVFHTRDTALTEKLDYFCASAAVLHSVYLCCVRTLGLQRPALISICRAFLLLFLTCHISYLSLVRFDYGYNLAANAALGMLPGVWVPPFPMLPVPGMLTVAWWLRWCLGHGRRLPHVWKCAAAVLLLQALALLELLDFPPLLWVLDAHALWHIGTIPLNVLFYSFLMDDSLYLLKANSDLLKVD; from the exons atggcggcggcggcgctggtgccgctggtgctgctgctggtgtcGGGCCCGGCCCGCGGCTCGCAGGGGGACCGGGAGCCGCAGTACCGGCACTGCCTGGGCCGCTGCGAGCGCCACAACTGCTCGGGGGACGCGCTGCGGAACTTCCGCGCCCGGCAGCCGCTGCACATGCGCGTCACAG gctggacGTGCAGGGATGACTGTCAGTACGAGTGCATGTGGCTGACGGTGCAGCTGTACCAGGAGGGGGGGCACCGCGTGCCACAGTTCCATGGCAAG TGGCCCTTCCGGCGGTTCCTGTGTTTCCAGGAACCCGCCTCTGCCGCCGCCTCCTTCCTCAACGGGCTGGTCAGCCTGGTGATGCTGCGACGGTACCGGGCGGCCGTGCCCCCCGCCGCGCCCACCTACCCCACCTGCGTCGCCTTCGCCGCG gtCTCACTGAACGCCTGGGTCTGGTCCACGGTGTTCCACACGCGGGACACGGCGCTGACTGAG AAACTGGATTATTTCTGTGCTTCGGCCGCTGTCCTGCACTCGGTGTACCTGTGCTGTgtcag gACGCTGGGGCTGCAGCGCCCAGCCTTAATCAGCATCTGCAgggccttcctcctcctcttcctcacctgCCACATCTCCTACCTGAGCCTCGTGCGCTTCGACTACGGCTACAACCTGGCGGCCAACGCGGCGCTGG GGATGCTGCCTGGGGTCTGGGTGCCCCCGTTCCCAATGCTCCCCGTTCCAGGGATGCTGACGGTGGCCTGGTGGCTGCGCTGGTGCCTGGGGCACGGCCGGCGCCTGCCGCACGTGTGGAAATGCGCGGCCgcggtgctgctgctgcaggcgCTGGCGCTGCTCGAGCTGCTCGACTTCCCGCCCCTGCTCTGGGTGCTCGATGCCCACGCGCTCTGGCACATCGGGACCATCCCCCTCAACGTGCTCTTCTACAG TTTCCTGATGGATGACAGCCTCTACCTCCTGAAGGCCAACTCCGACCTCCTCAAAGTGGACTAG
- the PGAP3 gene encoding post-GPI attachment to proteins factor 3 isoform X3, whose product MAAAALVPLVLLLVSGPARGSQGDREPQYRHCLGRCERHNCSGDALRNFRARQPLHMRVTGWTCRDDCQYECMWLTVQLYQEGGHRVPQFHGKWPFRRFLCFQEPASAAASFLNGLVSLVMLRRYRAAVPPAAPTYPTCVAFAAVSLNAWVWSTVFHTRDTALTEKLDYFCASAAVLHSVYLCCVRTLGLQRPALISICRAFLLLFLTCHISYLSLVRFDYGYNLAANAALGMLTVAWWLRWCLGHGRRLPHVWKCAAAVLLLQALALLELLDFPPLLWVLDAHALWHIGTIPLNVLFYSFLMDDSLYLLKANSDLLKVD is encoded by the exons atggcggcggcggcgctggtgccgctggtgctgctgctggtgtcGGGCCCGGCCCGCGGCTCGCAGGGGGACCGGGAGCCGCAGTACCGGCACTGCCTGGGCCGCTGCGAGCGCCACAACTGCTCGGGGGACGCGCTGCGGAACTTCCGCGCCCGGCAGCCGCTGCACATGCGCGTCACAG gctggacGTGCAGGGATGACTGTCAGTACGAGTGCATGTGGCTGACGGTGCAGCTGTACCAGGAGGGGGGGCACCGCGTGCCACAGTTCCATGGCAAG TGGCCCTTCCGGCGGTTCCTGTGTTTCCAGGAACCCGCCTCTGCCGCCGCCTCCTTCCTCAACGGGCTGGTCAGCCTGGTGATGCTGCGACGGTACCGGGCGGCCGTGCCCCCCGCCGCGCCCACCTACCCCACCTGCGTCGCCTTCGCCGCG gtCTCACTGAACGCCTGGGTCTGGTCCACGGTGTTCCACACGCGGGACACGGCGCTGACTGAG AAACTGGATTATTTCTGTGCTTCGGCCGCTGTCCTGCACTCGGTGTACCTGTGCTGTgtcag gACGCTGGGGCTGCAGCGCCCAGCCTTAATCAGCATCTGCAgggccttcctcctcctcttcctcacctgCCACATCTCCTACCTGAGCCTCGTGCGCTTCGACTACGGCTACAACCTGGCGGCCAACGCGGCGCTGG GGATGCTGACGGTGGCCTGGTGGCTGCGCTGGTGCCTGGGGCACGGCCGGCGCCTGCCGCACGTGTGGAAATGCGCGGCCgcggtgctgctgctgcaggcgCTGGCGCTGCTCGAGCTGCTCGACTTCCCGCCCCTGCTCTGGGTGCTCGATGCCCACGCGCTCTGGCACATCGGGACCATCCCCCTCAACGTGCTCTTCTACAG TTTCCTGATGGATGACAGCCTCTACCTCCTGAAGGCCAACTCCGACCTCCTCAAAGTGGACTAG
- the PGAP3 gene encoding post-GPI attachment to proteins factor 3 isoform X2: MAAAALVPLVLLLVSGPARGSQGDREPQYRHCLGRCERHNCSGDALRNFRARQPLHMRVTGWTCRDDCQYECMWLTVQLYQEGGHRVPQFHGKEPASAAASFLNGLVSLVMLRRYRAAVPPAAPTYPTCVAFAAVSLNAWVWSTVFHTRDTALTEKLDYFCASAAVLHSVYLCCVRTLGLQRPALISICRAFLLLFLTCHISYLSLVRFDYGYNLAANAALGMLPGVWVPPFPMLPVPGMLTVAWWLRWCLGHGRRLPHVWKCAAAVLLLQALALLELLDFPPLLWVLDAHALWHIGTIPLNVLFYSFLMDDSLYLLKANSDLLKVD, encoded by the exons atggcggcggcggcgctggtgccgctggtgctgctgctggtgtcGGGCCCGGCCCGCGGCTCGCAGGGGGACCGGGAGCCGCAGTACCGGCACTGCCTGGGCCGCTGCGAGCGCCACAACTGCTCGGGGGACGCGCTGCGGAACTTCCGCGCCCGGCAGCCGCTGCACATGCGCGTCACAG gctggacGTGCAGGGATGACTGTCAGTACGAGTGCATGTGGCTGACGGTGCAGCTGTACCAGGAGGGGGGGCACCGCGTGCCACAGTTCCATGGCAAG GAACCCGCCTCTGCCGCCGCCTCCTTCCTCAACGGGCTGGTCAGCCTGGTGATGCTGCGACGGTACCGGGCGGCCGTGCCCCCCGCCGCGCCCACCTACCCCACCTGCGTCGCCTTCGCCGCG gtCTCACTGAACGCCTGGGTCTGGTCCACGGTGTTCCACACGCGGGACACGGCGCTGACTGAG AAACTGGATTATTTCTGTGCTTCGGCCGCTGTCCTGCACTCGGTGTACCTGTGCTGTgtcag gACGCTGGGGCTGCAGCGCCCAGCCTTAATCAGCATCTGCAgggccttcctcctcctcttcctcacctgCCACATCTCCTACCTGAGCCTCGTGCGCTTCGACTACGGCTACAACCTGGCGGCCAACGCGGCGCTGG GGATGCTGCCTGGGGTCTGGGTGCCCCCGTTCCCAATGCTCCCCGTTCCAGGGATGCTGACGGTGGCCTGGTGGCTGCGCTGGTGCCTGGGGCACGGCCGGCGCCTGCCGCACGTGTGGAAATGCGCGGCCgcggtgctgctgctgcaggcgCTGGCGCTGCTCGAGCTGCTCGACTTCCCGCCCCTGCTCTGGGTGCTCGATGCCCACGCGCTCTGGCACATCGGGACCATCCCCCTCAACGTGCTCTTCTACAG TTTCCTGATGGATGACAGCCTCTACCTCCTGAAGGCCAACTCCGACCTCCTCAAAGTGGACTAG
- the PNMT gene encoding phenylethanolamine N-methyltransferase, which yields MSSLDALREGYERFDPRAYLRNNYLPPRADFSSEEFVVPWKLRCLAETFASGEIRGHTLIDVGSGPTIYQLLSACDHFEEIVATDYLAVNREELGRWARGDPGAFDWSPFIQHVCKIEGRGEPWQDKERRLRARLRRILPIDVHRPDPLGSPLSPPADALLSAFCLEAVSPDRAAFARALLHVGSLLRPGGHALLLGALGESFYLAGPARLPVVPLALSDVRWALAGAGLALRQLRSYEMPPALRTGVDDVDGVFFAHAQKPPEA from the exons ATGAGCAGCCTGGACGCGCTCCGGGAGGGCTACGAGCGCTTCGACCCCCGCGCGTACCTGCGCAACAATTACCTGCCCCCCCGCGCGGACTTCTCCTCCGAGGAGTTCGTGGTGCCCTGGAAGCTGCGATGCCTCGCCGAGACCTTCGCCAGCG GTGAGATCCGGGGCCACACCCTGATCGATGTGGGCTCAGGCCCCACCATCTACCAACTGCTGAGTGCCTGCGACCACTTCGAGGAGATCGTGGCCACCGACTACCTGGCGGTGAACCGGGAGGAGCTGGGCCGGTGGGCACGGGGGGACCCCGGAGCCTTCGACTGGAGCCCCTTCATCCAGCACGTCTGCAAGATCGAGGGGCGCGG GGAGCCGTGGCAGGACAAGGAGCGCCGTCTGCGGGCTCGGCTGCGCCGGATCCTGCCCATCGACGTGCACCGGCCGGACCCTCTGGGCAGCCCGCTGAGCCCCCCGGCCGACGCGCTGCTCTCCGCCTTCTGCCTGGAGGCCGTGAGTCCGGACCGCGCCGCCTTCGCGCGGGCGCTGCTGCACGTGGGGTCGCTGCTGCGCCCGGGGGGCCACGCTCTGCTCCTGGGGGCTCTGGGCGAGTCCTTCTACCtggcggggccggcgcggctGCCCGTGGTGCCCCTGGCGCTGTCGGATGTGCGCTGGGCGCTGGCGGGCGCGGGGCTGGCGCTGCGGCAGCTCCGCAGTTACGAGATGCCCCCCGCGCTCCGCACCGGAGTGGATGATGTGGACGGGGTGTTCTTTGCCCACGCCCAGAAACCCCCCGAGGCGTGA
- the TCAP gene encoding telethonin → MVGTGMAGGCGRGLSARLGCAVSEQDVGRRETFSAEWLDLELSTRPEEGWCRREVDTQRRESLEQRGAVRVLEQRSPWGLLRVGVLGQPLAQHLLPYARTLPVPLFAPPDLRGAKGGLRRTLSRSLSHEAQRG, encoded by the exons ATGGTGGGCACTGGCATGGCGGGGGGCTGCGGCCGGGGGCTCTCGGCCCGCCTGGGCTGCGCCGTCAGCGAGCAGGACGTGGGGCGGAGAGAGACCTTCAGTGCAGAGTGGCTGGACCTGGAGCTCAGCACCCGGCCCGAGGAGGG GTGGTGCCGGCGGGAGGTGGACACGCAGCGCCGGGAGTCGCTGGAGCAGCGCGGGGCCGTGCGGGTGCTGGAGCAGCGCTCGCCGTGGGGGCTGCTGCGggtgggggtcctggggcagcccctggcccagcacctcctgccctaCGCCCGCACCCTCCCCGTGCCCCTCTTTGCCCCCCCAGACCTCCGTGGAGCCAAGGGGGGGCTGCGCAGGACCCTCTCCCGCTCCCTCTCCCACGAGGCCCAGCGgggctga
- the STARD3 gene encoding stAR-related lipid transfer protein 3, with product MNKPTDLQQDLDRSLPAIASISSSLSQSQGFSPYFFSPEKRKVISDVRRTFCLFVTFDLLFISLLWIIELNTKDGIQQNLREEIINYNFKTSFFDIFLLALFRFLVLLLGYAVVRLRHWWVIAVTTLVSSAFLIVKVILSELLTKGAFGYLLPIVSFVIAWLETWFLDFKVLTQEAEEERWFLAAQAAASRPLLYPRALSEGQFYSPPESFAGSDNESDEEGTGRKALTAQEKEYIRQGKEAMEVVDQILAQEENWKFEKNNDFGDVVYTFEIPFHGKTFILKAFLQCSPEMVYQEVILQPEKMILWNRTVAACQILQRIEDNTIVSYDVAAGAAGGVVSPRDFVNVRRIERRRDRYVSSGISTTHSLKPPLSKYVRGENGPGGFIVLKCPSNPRVCTFVWILNTDLKGRLPRYLIHQSLAATMFEFAFHLRQRVAELCSKP from the exons AAGAGGAAGGTCATCTCGGATGTGAGGAGAACCTTCTGCCTCTTCGTCACCTTCGACCTGCTCTTCATCTCCCTGCTCTGGATCATCGAGTTGAAC ACCAAGGATGGCATCCAGCAGAACCTGAGGGAGGAAATCATCAATTACAATTTCAAGACCTCCTTCTTTGACATATTT ctcctggccctgttTCGCTTCCTGGTGCTGCTCTTGGGCTACGCCGTCGTCCGCCTGCGCCACTGGTGGGTCATCGCG GTCACTACACTGGTCTCCAGTGCCTTCCTGATTGTGAAGGTCATCCTCTCCGAG CTTCTGACCAAAGGAGCTTTTGGCTATTTGCTGCCCATCGTCTCGTTTGTCATTGCTTGGCTGGAGACCTGGTTCCTGGATTTTAAAGTGCTCACTCAGGAAGCAGAAGAGGAGCGAT GGTTCctggcagcccaggctgcagcctcACGGCCCCTGCTCTACCCCCGGGCCCTCTCTGAGGGGCAGTTCTACTCCCCACCCGAGTCCTTTGCGG GGTCAGACAACGAGTCGGATGAGGAAGGAACAGGGAGGAAGGCCTTGACAGCTCAG gaAAAGGAGTACATCCGACAAGGCAAGGAGGCCATGGAGGTTGTGGACCAAATCCTCGCCCAGGAGGAGAACTGGAAGTTCGAGAAAAACAAT GACTTTGGTGATGTTGTTTACACTTTTGAAATCCCTTTCCACGGCAAGACCTTTATTTTAAAG GCTTTCCTGCAGTGCTCTCCTGAAATGGTTTACCAGGAGGTGATTCTCCAGCCGGAGAAGATGATCCTGTGGAACAGAACGGTGGCAGCGTGCCAG ATCCTGCAGCGGATCGAGGACAACACGATCGTCTCGTACGACGTGGCGGccggggctgcaggaggggtgGTGTCCCCAAG GGATTTCGTGAACGTGCGTCGGATCgagaggaggagggacaggTACGTTTCCTCAGGGATATCGACCACGCACAGCCTGAAGCCTCCACTCTCCAAGTACGTCAG GGGGGAGAATGGACCCGGAGGATTCATCGTCCTGAAGTGTCCCAGCAACCCCAGGGTCTGCACCTTCGTCTGGATTCTCAACACGGATCTGAAG ggtcGCCTGCCCCGGTACCTGATCCACCAGAGCTTGGCTGCCACCATGTTCGAGTTCGCCTTCCACCTGCGCCAGCGCGTGGCCGAGCTCTGCTCCAAGCCCTGA